One Agelaius phoeniceus isolate bAgePho1 chromosome 6, bAgePho1.hap1, whole genome shotgun sequence DNA window includes the following coding sequences:
- the FBXO33 gene encoding F-box only protein 33 encodes MLLFVSQEPQARPGPPPGAAAAGLGPAPGMSVCREAVGAGSLPSELVVHIFSFLAAPDRLRASAACSHWRECLFYPALWPRLRLSLRVSPAERPRLEFLMRKCGWFVRELRVQFAADNYPTGGGGAAAGEGAAVAGDGEAPPPLSPRWLDLLRTYLELVLCVLSSVRNNRNLQKLSLFGDISILQQHGTISNTYLGKVDPDGKKIKQIQQLFEEILGNSRQLKWLSCGLMLQIVTPTSLSSLSNPIANTMEHLSLLDNHIPGNTTLITAVELERFVNLRSLALDFCDFTAEMARVLADSNHVPLHRLSLLVHSVSIMHKSLDNMPKDENWQALTRNSTNLRVYIMAFDVKSDDMLRILKPSIPLERIHFDSYVTCVSGAVVDLISRQYDKFLTHFILMNDVIDMSAFPDLSDNRNEDPLVLLAWRCTRLSLLAVHGYTVWAHNLIAIARLRGSDLKVLEVTEESIEFDQGELADQDVDPVHNFIEQVSLGLGRPWHAVMDIELLSVFTEPTRHFYREMQSFSEGI; translated from the exons ATGTTGTTGTTTGTGTCGCAGGAGCCGCAGGCCaggccggggccgccgcccggggccgccgccgcggggctggggccggcgCCAGGGATGTCGGTGTGCAGGGAGGCGGTGGGCGCCGGCTCCCTGCCCAGCGAGCTGGTGGTCCACATTTTCTCCTTCTTGGCGGCCCCCGACCGGCTGCGGGCCTCGGCCGCCTGCTCGCACTGGCGGGAGTGCCTCTTCTACCCGGCGCTCTGGCCGCGCCTCCGCCTCAGCCTCCGCGTCTCGCCCGCCGAGCGCCCGCGCCTCGAGTTCCTCATGCGCAAGTGCGGCTGGTTCGTCCGTGAGCTCCGCGTACAGTTCGCCGCCGACAACTACCCcaccggcggcggcggggcggcggcgggcgagGGCGCCGCGGTGGCGGGGGACGGggaggcgccgccgccgctgagCCCGCGCTGGCTCGACCTGCTGAGGACTTAcctggagctggtgctgtgcGTCCTGAGCAGCGTCCGCAACAACAG GAACCTCCAGAAGTTAAGTCTCTTTGGGGATATAAGCATTCTGCAGCAACATGGAACCATATCAAATACCTACCTTGGAAAGGTTGATCCTGATGGCAAGAAGATTAAGCA AATCCAACAGCTGTTTGAAGAGATATTAGGCAATAGCAGGCAATTGAAATGGCTGTCTTGTGGGTTAATGCTGCAAATAGTAACTCCCACATCATTGTCCTCCTTATCAAACCCCATAGCCAACACCATGGAACATCTGAGCTTATTGGACAACCACATCCCTGGTAATACCACTCTTATCACTGCGGTCGAATTGGAGCGTTTTGTGAATCTGCGTTCGCTCGCTTTGGATTTCTGTGATTTTACAGCTGAAATGGCAAGAGTCCTGGCTGACAGCAACCATGTGCCTTTGCATCGACTGTCTCTCCTGGTCCACAGTGTTTCCATAATGCACAAGTCATTGGACAATATGCCAAAAGATGAGAATTGGCAGGCGCTGACTCGCAACAGCACTAATCTTCGGGTCTATATAATGGCTTTTGATGTCAAGAGTGATGATATGTTAAGGATTCTTAAGCCCAGTATCCCCCTAGAGAGGATTCACTTTGACAGCTATGTCACTTGTGTTTCAGGAGCTGTTGTTGATCTCATATCCAGGCAGTATGACAAGTTCCTCACTCATTTTATACTAATGAATGATGTGATAGATATGTCTGCCTTCCCAGATCTCAGTGACAACCGGAATGAAGATCCACTTGTCTTATTAGCCTGGAGGTGCACAAGACTGTCTCTCCTAGCTGTTCATG GTTACACAGTCTGGGCTCATAATCTTATAGCAATTGCTCGTCTTCGTGGCTCTGACCTGAAAGTACTGGAAGTCACAGAAGAAAGCATTGAATTCGACCAAGGAGAACTGGCTGATCAGGATGTGGATCCAGTACACAATTTCATTGAGCAAGTATCTCTTGGATTGGGTCGCCCTTGGCACGCCGTCATGGACATAGAGCTGCTCAGTGTCTTCACTGAGCCAACCCGTCACTTTTACAGAGAGATGCAAAGCTTCAGTGAAGGCATTTAG
- the ZNF410 gene encoding zinc finger protein 410 isoform X2, whose amino-acid sequence MPLLVQFVQNTSIPLGQGLVESEPKDITCLSLLPVTETSECNRLMLPDDERDLTSPSHTNSSKDVSSSAVLRSLQVNVGPDGEETRAQNVQKPSELLSTPETSSLLQDFQPSDSTSFILLNLTRAGLGSPAEHLVFVQDEAEDSGNDFLSHDSTDSSTPWFLRVQELAHDSLIAATRAQLAKNAKASNNGENVHLCTGDGPPKDSSPIPHLSRVERKLKCTVEGCDRTFVWPAHFKYHLKTHRNDRSFTCPAEGCGKSFYVLQRLKVHMRTHNGEKPFVCTELGCGKQFTTAGNLKNHLRIHTGEKPFLCQAQGCGRSFAEYSSLRKHLVVHSGVKPHQCQICGKTFSQSGSRNVHMRKHHSRIGTAGSREREQPESLMGSSLLEESTVHSKNLISMNSQPSLGVESLHLPDTESIIGVEEGETSCSFFRPLICGD is encoded by the exons ATGCCG ctgctggTTCAGTTTGTTCAAAATACTTCTATTCCACTGGGACAAGGACTGGTGGAGTCAGAACCAAAAGACATCACCTGTCTCTCTTTGCTTCCTGTTACTGAGACCTCAGAATGCAACAGACTCATGTTGCCAG ATGATGAAAGAGATCTCACTTCTCCAAGTCACACTAATTCTTCCAAAGATGTTTCTTCATCTGCTGTCTTGAGAAGTCTCCAGGTAAATGTAGGCCCTGATGGAGAGGAAACAAGGGCACAGAATGTACAGAAACCATCTGAACTTCTGTCAACTCCAGAAACTTCTAGTTTATTGCAAGACTTCCAGCCCAGCGACAGCACTTCATTCATTCTTCTCAACCTAACAAGAGCAG GGCTGGGGTCTCCCGCAGAGCACTTGGTGTTTGTTCAAGATGAAGCAGAAGATTCTGGCAATGACTTTCTCTCCCATGATAGCACAGACAGCAGTACCCCATGGTTCCTACGAGTGCAGGAATTGGCCCATGACAGTTTAATTGCTGCCACTCGGGCACAGCTCGCAAAGAATGCCAAAGCAAGCAATAATG gggaaaatgttcatcTTTGCACAGGAGATGGGCCACCAAAAGATTCAAGCCCCATTCCTCATTTATCTCGTGTGGAAAGAAAGCTGAAGTGCACAGTTGAGGGCTGTGATCGGACATTTGTATGGCCAGCTCACTTCAAGTATCATCTGAAAACACACCG TAACGACCGCTCCTTCACCTGCCCAGCAGAGGGTTGTGGGAAAAGTTTCTACGTCTTGCAGAGGCTGAAGGTGCACATGAGAACTCACAATGGTGAAAAACCCTTTGTGTGCACAGAACTGGGCTGTGGTAAACAGTTCACAACAGCTGGAAATCTGAAGAACCACCTACGAATTCACACTG GGGAAAAACCCTTTCTGTGtcaggcacagggatgtggtCGCTCCTTTGCTGAATACTCCAGTCTTCGGAAACATTTGGTTGTCCACTCAG GAGTGAAGCCCCATCAGTGCCAAATTTGTGGGAAGACATTTTCCCAGAGTGGTAGCAGAAATGTGCATATGAGGAAACACCATTCCCGAATTGgaacagctggcagcagggagcgAGAACAGCCAG AGTCACTGATGGGCAGCAGTTTGCTGGAAGAATCAACAGTGCATAGTAAGAATCTCATCTCCATGAACTCTCAGCCCAGCCTTGGTGTTGAGTCTCTGCACCTGCCAGACACTGAGTCAATTATTGGAGTAGAAGAGGGTGAGACCAGCTGCTCTTTTTTCCGCCCTCTTATATGTGGTGACTGA
- the ZNF410 gene encoding zinc finger protein 410 isoform X1, whose protein sequence is MLSDELESKPELLVQFVQNTSIPLGQGLVESEPKDITCLSLLPVTETSECNRLMLPDDERDLTSPSHTNSSKDVSSSAVLRSLQVNVGPDGEETRAQNVQKPSELLSTPETSSLLQDFQPSDSTSFILLNLTRAGLGSPAEHLVFVQDEAEDSGNDFLSHDSTDSSTPWFLRVQELAHDSLIAATRAQLAKNAKASNNGENVHLCTGDGPPKDSSPIPHLSRVERKLKCTVEGCDRTFVWPAHFKYHLKTHRNDRSFTCPAEGCGKSFYVLQRLKVHMRTHNGEKPFVCTELGCGKQFTTAGNLKNHLRIHTGEKPFLCQAQGCGRSFAEYSSLRKHLVVHSGVKPHQCQICGKTFSQSGSRNVHMRKHHSRIGTAGSREREQPESLMGSSLLEESTVHSKNLISMNSQPSLGVESLHLPDTESIIGVEEGETSCSFFRPLICGD, encoded by the exons ATGTTATCGGATGAGTTAGAATCCAAACCTGAG ctgctggTTCAGTTTGTTCAAAATACTTCTATTCCACTGGGACAAGGACTGGTGGAGTCAGAACCAAAAGACATCACCTGTCTCTCTTTGCTTCCTGTTACTGAGACCTCAGAATGCAACAGACTCATGTTGCCAG ATGATGAAAGAGATCTCACTTCTCCAAGTCACACTAATTCTTCCAAAGATGTTTCTTCATCTGCTGTCTTGAGAAGTCTCCAGGTAAATGTAGGCCCTGATGGAGAGGAAACAAGGGCACAGAATGTACAGAAACCATCTGAACTTCTGTCAACTCCAGAAACTTCTAGTTTATTGCAAGACTTCCAGCCCAGCGACAGCACTTCATTCATTCTTCTCAACCTAACAAGAGCAG GGCTGGGGTCTCCCGCAGAGCACTTGGTGTTTGTTCAAGATGAAGCAGAAGATTCTGGCAATGACTTTCTCTCCCATGATAGCACAGACAGCAGTACCCCATGGTTCCTACGAGTGCAGGAATTGGCCCATGACAGTTTAATTGCTGCCACTCGGGCACAGCTCGCAAAGAATGCCAAAGCAAGCAATAATG gggaaaatgttcatcTTTGCACAGGAGATGGGCCACCAAAAGATTCAAGCCCCATTCCTCATTTATCTCGTGTGGAAAGAAAGCTGAAGTGCACAGTTGAGGGCTGTGATCGGACATTTGTATGGCCAGCTCACTTCAAGTATCATCTGAAAACACACCG TAACGACCGCTCCTTCACCTGCCCAGCAGAGGGTTGTGGGAAAAGTTTCTACGTCTTGCAGAGGCTGAAGGTGCACATGAGAACTCACAATGGTGAAAAACCCTTTGTGTGCACAGAACTGGGCTGTGGTAAACAGTTCACAACAGCTGGAAATCTGAAGAACCACCTACGAATTCACACTG GGGAAAAACCCTTTCTGTGtcaggcacagggatgtggtCGCTCCTTTGCTGAATACTCCAGTCTTCGGAAACATTTGGTTGTCCACTCAG GAGTGAAGCCCCATCAGTGCCAAATTTGTGGGAAGACATTTTCCCAGAGTGGTAGCAGAAATGTGCATATGAGGAAACACCATTCCCGAATTGgaacagctggcagcagggagcgAGAACAGCCAG AGTCACTGATGGGCAGCAGTTTGCTGGAAGAATCAACAGTGCATAGTAAGAATCTCATCTCCATGAACTCTCAGCCCAGCCTTGGTGTTGAGTCTCTGCACCTGCCAGACACTGAGTCAATTATTGGAGTAGAAGAGGGTGAGACCAGCTGCTCTTTTTTCCGCCCTCTTATATGTGGTGACTGA